A section of the Paracoccaceae bacterium genome encodes:
- a CDS encoding response regulator, with the protein MRILLLEDDGQLGPWIANGLREEGHVVDHFENGKDALMAAMGQEFDLLILDRMVPDLDGLAVLKSLRASRDTTPALFLSALGEVDSRIEGFDAGGDDYLTKPFAFAELSARVGALGRRRDAGDTRQANDTTLRHGDLSLDLLARRCQRGGQTIDLMAKEFKLLEYFMRRPGRLVTRTMLLEQVWDMSFDPTTSVVETHISRLRAKIDKPFETAMLRTRRGEGYVFGA; encoded by the coding sequence ATGCGCATTCTGCTTCTGGAAGACGATGGCCAGCTTGGGCCCTGGATCGCAAACGGCCTGCGTGAAGAAGGCCATGTTGTCGATCATTTCGAGAACGGCAAGGATGCCCTGATGGCGGCCATGGGGCAGGAATTCGACCTGCTGATACTCGACCGGATGGTGCCCGATCTGGATGGTCTGGCGGTTCTGAAGTCGCTGCGCGCCTCGCGCGATACAACCCCGGCGCTGTTCCTCAGCGCTTTGGGCGAAGTGGATTCGCGCATTGAAGGGTTTGACGCGGGTGGCGACGATTATCTGACGAAACCCTTCGCATTTGCGGAACTGTCGGCCCGTGTCGGCGCATTGGGGCGCAGGCGTGACGCCGGCGACACCCGACAAGCCAATGACACCACGCTGCGCCATGGCGACCTGTCGCTGGACCTGCTGGCGCGGCGCTGCCAGCGCGGTGGGCAGACCATTGATCTGATGGCCAAAGAATTCAAACTACTTGAGTATTTCATGCGCCGTCCCGGTCGGCTGGTGACGCGCACGATGCTGCTCGAACAGGTCTGGGACATGAGCTTTGATCCCACCACCAGCGTGGTCGAGACCCACATCAGCCGCCTGCGCGCCAAGATCGACAAACCGTTTGAAACGGCGATGCTGCGAACCCGCCGGGGTGAGGGCTATGTTTTTGGTGCCTAG